A window of Rhododendron vialii isolate Sample 1 chromosome 11a, ASM3025357v1 genomic DNA:
GCCGAAGTGGCTCACATTCGCGGGGACTCTCCTTTGAGGCTGGCTCACATTTTGTTCTTCATAAATTGCCCCACATTGAAACAAGATTTTACATTTTAGACATATCACCAAAATGACAGAAAAATTTAGTGTAACAGACGACACTTAGCAATGGCGTAGTCAAGTGATAACAATggatcatcttctttttttccctattttgaTTGATTGCATCTATTATATACATTGAGACGATAATATACTTCCAAAAGAAGAATATGCAAGAACTTACATGAATGATATCTTTGTTCGCTAGTTCTTCGCAATGATCCCTAAATCGACACTCGTAGTAATTCGGTTTTATTGAAATAGGGACTAATTGGTATTTCTAGTTCTGCTCTTAGTTGATGGAGCTTCTCACTCAAGTCAGATAATgtgtatgtatttatatatttgtacgtatatgtatatatccatatgtgtgtatatctacctaataaaacacaagggtgtggggacCACACAAACGCAAGTTGAAAGGagggctgagattcatttgatccaagagctaatgtgtgctctccaactctcttaagaaaatatCCACTCTTATAAATGTATTACAACGGTTCTTTTTATCCACTGCTCGACTTCTTGACTTCTGGCGTTGGCataaaaaagcaaaaatattATACAAAAATGCCTGTGCCTATGGTACTACCGGGGTGCGTAGTActgtaggcacgggcaaacactagtgtgtgtgtgtgtgtgtgtgtatatatatatatatatatatatacatagtgATGCTTCTTTATGAATGTTGCAGGCTATAAATCCTTTGGAACTAGCTATGGAAGCACTCAAAGAGATCCAGTTGCGGTTTTATCGAGATTTCCCTCCTCATCCTAAAGAAGAAGTTTATGGTTTTGCAACACCATCAACTATGAAACCAACTCAATGGAGCTGTAAGTTTTAAGAACCATGTTGTTGGACATGtcagttaaaaattcaatcgtgcttctttttttaaatcaaacacATAGGCGTATCCAATGGTAGTTGTTTCCTCCCAGTTCGTGCATAGAGTCTTATCTTTATTTCCCAGCCAGTCCCAAGCCCGGATAAAGGAGCGTTGTGCGTTAGGTAGCTGACAACGAGCACGTAAAAAAAACCCGTCAaatctttatgacatgaatccaaatatgattACGAGACATGCTAGGGCGTTCCCTTTAAGCGACGTGTTGTGCCTGCCTTCGGGTGCTTCGAAAAATGAGCAAGGGGCGCCACACCGGCATCCGGGTATGGTGGTAAGTGAGCAAGGGTTCTCACACGTGCCTGGACGAGCGCGGGTAAAGAAGCTAGCCCAGGACTATAGGATTCGTTTAGCAACTTGGAATATAGGGACATTAACGGGTAAGACTAGGGAGCTAGTTGACACCATGCTTAGGAGGAGGATTAGTATAACTTGCCTTCAGAAGACTAAGTGGGTAGGGGAGAAAGCTAGGGAGATAGAGGACACAGGTTATAAGCTTTACTATACGGGTAAGGATAGACATAGAAATGGGGTAGGTATCGTAGTAGATAAACACCTGAAAGATTCGGTAGTTACAGTAACGAGAAAAGGAGATCGGATTATTTCAGTTAAGCTTGTGATTGGAGAGAGTatagttaatattattagtgCTTACGCACCCCAAGTAGGCTTGGATGATCTTATTAATGAGCAATTATGGGAGCAAATGGATGACGTGGTTTAAGGGATACCTTTTGGGGTGAAGCTATTTATAGGAGGCGATTTCAATGGTCATGTGGGAGTGCATAAGCAAGGGTATGAGAAGGTTCAtggtggatttggatttggtgaCCTTAACGAAGGTGGCAGGAGGGTTTTAGATTTCCCTGTAGCTTTTGACCTTATAGTTGGGAATACTCTCTATAGGAAGCGAGATGAgcatttaattacctttaagaGTGGAGCCAATAGAAGCCAAATCGACTATTTTCTTGCTAGAGGTGCAGACCGCTTGACATGTAAGGATTGTAAGGTTATTCCCGGAGAGTGTCTAGTGGCAcaacatagacttttggtgttagatatttgtctcaaggggaataatagaaggagaaaggaaactagATGCCCATGGACTAAATGGTGGGGCCTAAGAGGGGAGAAACTAGAGGTGTTTAAGAAAAGAATGTCTCAAGAAGTACGGTGGAGAGTGGAAGGCGATAGTGACAATCTGTGGAATACGATAGTTGACGGTATTAGAAGAATATCAAAAGAAGTTATTGGCGATTGGCGAGTCGAAGGGAAAATGTCCAATTTCTAAGGAgacatggtggtggaatgacgaGATTCAAACCATGATGAAAGCAAAggagtgctttaaaaagtggcaaaaggacCGGAATGTGAAAAATTTTCAGGGTTATAAGCAAGCTAGCAAGGAAGCTAAGAAAGCCGTTAGGGATgctaagttgaaagcctatgagaatttctacGCTAGACTCGATAGTAAAAGAAAGCTAGAGacgtttctcaagttaagtgtataaaaggtattgattcggtggtgttggtgaaagACGAGGCAATCAAGGATAGATGGAAATCGTATTTCGATAAGTTGTTAAACAAGAAAcatgaaggaggctttggtGAGGAGGAAGTGTATGTACCTGGCGAGAATATAGAATATGAGTTTTAtcggagaatacaaaagttcgaagtagttaaagctttgaaaatgatgaaaccgggtaaggccctaggaccagatggtatccctattgaagtgtataaaagtctaggtgacttggggatgacttggttgacgaaattgttcaacaagattattatgacgaggaagatgcccgacgaatggagaaggagcaccttagtacctatctataagaataaatgAGATATTCAAAACTGCAACAACTATAGaagtattaaattgatgagtcatacgacgaagttgtgggaaagagttattgagcattACTtcttgaggatggtgactacggtgtcagagaaacagtttgggttcatgccagTAAGATCAACCATGAAAGCTATCTACCTATTTaggagattggtagaaaaacacagagcaaagaagaaggatttccATATGGTTTttatagacttagaaaaggcttatgatagggtgcctagggacatcatatggtgggttttggagagaaaatgagtGACTAAAGGGTATGttgaggtgattagagacatgtatgaaggtgccgtcactaccattagatcaccagtaggggaaacAAGTGAATTTCCAATCACCGTAGGATTGCATAAAAGGTCAGCCCCGAGCccgtacctctttgccttagttatggatgaattgattagacaatttcaagaggatattccatggtgtatgatgtttgctgATGACATTGccctcgtagatgaaaccgctagaggtgttaatacgaaactagaaatttggagggaatcATTAAAGTCAAAGGGTTTTcagataagtaggagtaaaactgagtatatggtgtgcaagtttagtggtaccagtagtgcgtatgaagaaagagtgatgatccaagaccaggagatgccaaagagtgatcattttaggtatttaagctcaattattagtagagatggagagattgctgataatgtgacccataggatccaagtggggtggctcaaatGGAGAAGcactactggtgtactatgtgacaagagggtacccacaaaattgaagggaaaattctatggaactgccataagaccagcgatgctttatgggacagaattttggcctattaagaaacaacatgtgagcaagatgagtgtagcggaaatgagaatgttgaagTGGATGTGtagtaagactagacgagaaaaaattagaaataaaatagttcgtgagatggtaggtgtagcacctatagaggagaagttgagggaaaataggctaaggtggtttgggcatatctaccgtagaccaaaagatgcagtagttaagagagcgaataggatagctctaggtagcaatgttacggggtggggtagacctaaattgacattagatgttgtagtgcacaaagatatgagtataatgggccTGGGTGAACAAGTGGCCATTGACAGAACTCGATAGAAGaaacagattcatgtagccgatcccaagtgattgggacgtaaggctcggtttggttatAATGTACTTTTAATGGTTTTTTGCAATTATTTTATGTTAATTAGTTGCAAAAAATGGTAATTTGAGGctattgattttttatttctatgttGCAAATTGCGATGTCCTCGTGGCTTTATCAATTGCATCTATAACTAATGTATTTATCAATGATTCTTAGGTGATAACTAGTGGAGAAGAAATATGTTTCATGGCTTGATATTATAGCAacatctttcatttttcaaattcattgACTTTATTGCAGATCCAGGAGGCGGTATCAATCAAATCCCAAAAGAGTGTACAATTTCAGGAGATGTCAGGTTCATTATCTATCGAGCAATTAAGTTTGTAGTCTGTGGATGTGTTATGATGTCTAAGCATGTCCCCACATTTTGGCAGGTTGACTCCATTTTACAAGTAAGCAACTTTTTGTCACCCCAAATTTGGTGGCTTATGCGCTCAAGAAGCTGACGATGATCTCGTTTACTTTGTGATTATTTATCGCCAGTTTTTCAAGAATCATAATACTAAGTGAGTGAATGTAGATTTGATGTTCTAATTCTGTATTCTGATAACCACTTCAGCATAACAGATGTTATGAAGAAGCTACAAGAGTATGTAGAAAATTTGAATGCCAACATAGAGAAGCTAGATGTGCGGGGACCAGTTTCAAAATATGTCCTACCAGATGAACACCTTAGGGGGAGGTTAGCCAAGATTCTTGTCTTTGTTCTTCAGGCCTATGAAGAGGCATGCTTGTTTTGGTATCCATGTTTACAGTTTACACTTTCTTATTTCTACACCTTCCAGTCTAAGTGTGTTATGAAAtcttgaaagtaaaaaaaggtGGTGGAATTAATGTCCCAGCCTGAACGTACTATAGGAAGGTTGTGTTAATTGTCATAAATCGGTTCATGCTTTTCCTCAGAATTACAATCAGTTACGATGAGGCAATGAATGGAGTTGCTTGCAATCTTGATTCGCGTGGCTTCCACGTATTGTGCAAAGCCACCGAAGAAGCTGTTGGCCATGTAAAACCCTACTCTATCACTGGGAGTTTGCCACTTATTCGAGAACTGCAGGTGAGATTTGGGTTTCCCTTTTTACTTCTTCCTCGTACTTTTTTGTAACATCTATTTTAGTGTTTATTCTTATTTCTCACCCACCACATTATTTTGTGGTAGGATGAAGGCTTCGATGTTCAAACTGCAGGCTATGGTATGCTTCCTATTGTTAATGTTTTGAATTGGTTACATTAGGATAGCTATTGGGAACACACCTAAACTGTGCTGCTTGTGTCTTTACACATTCATGTATGAGAAGAAAATTAGCACAGAGATATCATGGTCCAGATCAAGCTAACACCTTTTAATGCTGGGATCCAATAGTTTTGGGGATATGTAACCTTACGCTAAACAGGGTCAAGTTTAAACTTCTAATTATTGGGATGCAATGGTTTTTGATCATATTGTAACCATAGGCCAAGAAGGGGGATCATATGAGCTTTTGAAATTGACAAATACTGTGGACCCCTCCTTGGCCTAAGGACATAACTGTCATTATCAACTTGGGCATAGGTGTCAGTGGTGGATTTACCTAATTTATATCCCAAGGACTCGGGGTCAAGTCGAAATACTCATATTCCTTGGTATATTGATTGACTTTAAGGCAACATGTTGGTTAGAAGATACTTGAGAAGAATATTTCATTCTTAATCTGCGAGTTATTTgtacaacaagaagaagaaaaattctAATAATAAAATACGCTTGCCAGGTGAGTGTCTAACAAAATCTGTCCGACACTAATCTCGTACCCTTATGCGCGTGTCCAGTGCCCGACAAGTGTACTTCATACATTTAGAGGAGTCCATAATACACAGCCCAATATGTTGATTTACGTGCTGAGTTGTTCTTAATAGTTGGCCTCAACTTCTCTAAACCTGGCTTACAGAGCCTATAGGTCAGAGGGGGAAGCTGGTTTTAAATTTCTAtttaaaggaaaacaaaaattgcttTTGCTTTACTGTTACCATTGTGATTATTCAGGTTTGATTGCATGGTTTCTCAATTCACAAGTTTGATTAGTGCTTTAGATCTTTCGGCATATTTCATTTCCACGCACAACCAGACCTGTGTGtaagaagtaaaaaaatatatcgCCTACCTTCTCCAAAAGGTGTGATAAATCAAATCCACGACACAAGGATAGGAACATAAcaacttttgtttctttttgcttatttttggtGATAGAAACCCCTCATATTGCAATATGACATTATAAAATGTAATACATGGGTACTTATAGGTTGCATTTTCGTTGCTCCAGGAAGGAGCCAGTTTGTTGCTATTGTTATCGTAATGATTAAAAGAATGAAATGCTTTCAGCAAACTTTTGATGTAGTTGTGTTACATTAGTGGATAGCCGATGATGTGGTTGCTATAATGCGGTGTTAATCAACAGTTTTAGAATTTATTGAGCATGCGGCTTGTTACTCGTGGAGTATTTACTACTTTTTAGCATTTTGCCAAAGTTCCATGTATTATCATTCCTAGTTAATTTTGCCTCATTTTTTAATTCGTCTGTACTCTGGGTGCTTAGGATTGTTGTTAGGAAATTAACTACCCCCGTTTAGTGGAAAATTAACTTCGGATTGTTGTTAGGAAATTAACTACCCCCGTTTAGTTGAAATAATTTTCCATGACATTCACTCCTGAACCTCAATGGAATATTTAAATAGGATCGGCAGTTTAAATGAAATTGATCCTCACACAACTGCAGTTGCTGCGAAACAACTCATGTAACATAAGAAATTACTTGTTTCCTTTTCCTGTTGATGCTATGAATAATTATTTTGGTGGATCCTATTCTATTAGATTTTACTGAGTAATTTTGTTTCAGATTCGTACCTTTCCATCCCTAGATCcaaaaagaaacataattcTGACGATCCAACTAATTGTATTTCAAACATGCAGGTTTAATGGCCACTTACCATGCGAAGAATGAATATTGCCTTCTTTCCGATATGGGCCAAGGTTACCAGGTGTTTGCAAGCATCATTTGCCAATTAGAAGATTGATGTTCAACAAGCAAAGAAGGAAGTGCAAGGCAATTATCACCCAGCAAAATGCATAAAAATTGGCTAACCTCAAGAAACTTGCAAAATTGTTACAGTGACGACTTTGGAAAATTTCCTCAACAGATTGATACTATTCAACTCTTATATTATTGGTATACATATAATTCTGTTATACATTTTTGGTATACTAATCGAACTCTGCTACAATTTCTATACAAATTTCCCCGTATCCAACTACAAACTCGTTACTATGCGACTCTAAAGTTTACCAGAGTTCCCTTCTTGTTTGAGTTGCTGGATCCGATGGCGTAGTCTTCGTCTGTGGTCGTGAATCTTCCAAAGACCGTGTCCCAGTATAGTAGCAGAGTATATGCCATGCGTTATCATGGGCGCAAGAATATTATTTGTCTGTCACATTTAAAATTACCGTTAGTAGATACAGGAAAATAACCAATCATTTCTTGTCCTTGGGATATTTAACATGGCGAAAAGCAAAGCTTTTATCACAAATATTTACCTGGATCCATTCAAATCCAAGGTAAAGCGCTAGAATTCCTTCCAAGAGGGGAGAGTAGATCTTCTTCATTTGTCTCCTTTCATACCAGGCTGCACAATATCCACCAAAAACCCAGTGAGAAGGATGTTAACCAAACAATTCaaaaacaatctgaattcaGGTTACGGTAATGTGGTTTTAACTCTTACCCGCAAAGAGCTTTTTCAGATCTTGACGACCAGAGTGTGATTGTAAAACGGGTGCAACAACGTAATTAGGATCTGCAGCAAAAAAATAGTAAGAACTTGGCTTGTACATAAATGTATTGCTGAGAAAAATACTGAAATGCTACCCACAATAGAACCGATGGAATACCATTGTACCAACCTTTGGGAGATGCGGCCACATAATAGAGTGAACCAGTAAGAGCAGCTGTGATCACAGCTGCAAATGCCTGGGCAAATGGTACAAATGGAGGCAGCACCCCAGCCtgtgttttgaaaaacaaatcagTATCAGTAACCGGTTATAACTTGAGTTACTGACCCGAAAGAAGTGATTGATAAGGGTGGTCATACCAGAGATGCCATTCCACGAGCATCCGCAACCAAATCACTGTTACTCAGAAATATATTAGCCAATGCCCCCTAACAAAGAATAAGAGAGAAAAGTCATTTATGGAATGGGAATCGATTTTTAAACAGCCTGTTACGCGCTTGGAAGATATTAGAAAGATGTACAACCTTCAATTTTAAATAATTTCGACACAAgggaaaaaagtgaaaagattaATTTTTGAACTTCTAATTGAGCAGCATTTAAGGATCAGTCAATGGTAGAAAACCAAGAAGGCTAATGTCGATCAAAAAACTCAAGCCTAATCAAGTTAAAATATCACCATAGACATGCAAGTGGATTATGTTCGGTCGGAACTAATGAACATGAATTCTTATCCAAGCTGATCTAAAAGGGAGATCAAGAAAAGGGCCTAATTAACTATCaaacaaatccaaacaaaattatataacttttcattcatgACTTCTATGAAGATACGCACGTAACCAGCCAAATGACATACAGAAGCTGACCTGAACAGCAGCCCGGTAGAAAAGCTCCTCACCAACAGAGCTTGCAGCAACAATGAGTATAAACTGCAACATGTTAAGTTCAAATGAATCAATGTTTTCCTTTGCATTGTTCCAATAGTGCGAAAGTAAAAAATCAACCATCAATTTCCGGCTGGTCTTTACCTGCCAAGGCGCCATACCGGAAAAAAAGCTCCTTAGCTCCTCATCTTCTACATCTCTAATAGCACGAGCAGGAGGCGATACCTTCACAACTTCATCCTGCAGCAGTTTGTCATCGAACAAGAAAATAAGCAGAGACACAGAAGCAAATCGGAAAACCTCTATTCTAGTCCTTGACATCAATCCAGTTCAGAATTTAAAAGTAATATCAACATACATCGAGTATAAACAGCAGAGCCATAATTGGAGGAGCGGCATATCCCAGTCCTTCTACAATACTATCTAATGACAGA
This region includes:
- the LOC131307199 gene encoding uncharacterized protein LOC131307199; amino-acid sequence: MGFPLISRSPTAPSTSFCSSSRVGVFDLLPAGLKTAAAVKKRRVGESVLRVRASAERRGEGVDGRGEGEGRGVGYTGSAMEVTTFNRGFEEAELALWEQIGAVVRLSYGIGVYVAMGLAGRFICSMTGTDSMGGFDLSLDSIVEGLGYAAPPIMALLFILDDEVVKVSPPARAIRDVEDEELRSFFSGMAPWQFILIVAASSVGEELFYRAAVQGALANIFLSNSDLVADARGMASLAGVLPPFVPFAQAFAAVITAALTGSLYYVAASPKDPNYVVAPVLQSHSGRQDLKKLFAAWYERRQMKKIYSPLLEGILALYLGFEWIQTNNILAPMITHGIYSATILGHGLWKIHDHRRRLRHRIQQLKQEGNSGKL